Proteins co-encoded in one Apodemus sylvaticus chromosome 6, mApoSyl1.1, whole genome shotgun sequence genomic window:
- the Dmac2l gene encoding ATP synthase subunit s, mitochondrial isoform X1: protein MMMFGKISRQLCSLKKIPWSCDSRYFWEWLNTVFNKVDYERMKDVGPDRAASEWLLRCGAKVRYCGHQKWLQDYNKLPAGSIDRYKIQAIDATDSCIMDIGLDHMVDLEHVEKITLCKCHYIEDNCLQRLSQLENLRKSLLELEIIACGNVTDNGIIALRHFKNLKYLFLSDLPGIRDKEYLIQVLTTALPSLELKLNLK from the exons ATGATGATGTTTGGAAAAATTTCAAGGCAGCTCTGCAGCTTAAAGAAAATCCCATGGTCATGTGACTCCAGATACTTCTGGGAATGGTTGAATACAGTGTTTAATAA AGTAGATTATGAACGCATGAAGGATGTTGGTCCTGACAGGGCAGCATCTGAGTGGCTACTTCGGTGTGGAGCCAAAGTACGCTACTGTGGCCACCAGAAGTGGCTACAGGACTATAACAAACTCCCAGCAGGCTCCATAGACAGATACAAGATTCAAGCAATTGATGCCACCGATTCTTGTATCATGGACATTGGCCTGGATCACATGG TGGACCTAGAGCATGTTGAAAAAATAACACTGTGCAAGTGTCATTATATTGAAGATAACTGTTTGCAGAGGCTTAGTCAACTTGAAAATTTACGAAAGAGcctgttggaactggaaataatTGCTTGTGGAAATGTAACAGACAACGGCATCATTGCTTTGCGACATTTTAA GAACCTCAAATATTTGTTCTTAAGTGATCTTCCTGGAATAAGAGATAAAGAATACCTTATCCAAGTCTTAACGACAGCACTGCCTTCTCTGGAACTAAAATTAAACCTGAAGTAA
- the Dmac2l gene encoding ATP synthase subunit s, mitochondrial isoform X3, translating to MMMFGKISRQLCSLKKIPWSCDSRYFWEWLNTVFNKVDYERMKDVGPDRAASEWLLRCGAKVRYCGHQKWLQDYNKLPAGSIDRYKIQAIDATDSCIMDIGLDHMGTSNICS from the exons ATGATGATGTTTGGAAAAATTTCAAGGCAGCTCTGCAGCTTAAAGAAAATCCCATGGTCATGTGACTCCAGATACTTCTGGGAATGGTTGAATACAGTGTTTAATAA AGTAGATTATGAACGCATGAAGGATGTTGGTCCTGACAGGGCAGCATCTGAGTGGCTACTTCGGTGTGGAGCCAAAGTACGCTACTGTGGCCACCAGAAGTGGCTACAGGACTATAACAAACTCCCAGCAGGCTCCATAGACAGATACAAGATTCAAGCAATTGATGCCACCGATTCTTGTATCATGGACATTGGCCTGGATCACATGG GAACCTCAAATATTTGTTCTTAA
- the Dmac2l gene encoding ATP synthase subunit s, mitochondrial isoform X2 → MMMFGKISRQLCSLKKIPWSCDSRYFWEWLNTVFNKVDYERMKDVGPDRAASEWLLRCGAKVRYCGHQKWLQDYNKLPAGSIDRYKIQAIDATDSCIMDIGLDHMVDLEHVEKITLCKCHYIEDNCLQRLSQLENLRKSLLELEIIACGNVTDNGIIALRHFNVQTLGLPGVLV, encoded by the exons ATGATGATGTTTGGAAAAATTTCAAGGCAGCTCTGCAGCTTAAAGAAAATCCCATGGTCATGTGACTCCAGATACTTCTGGGAATGGTTGAATACAGTGTTTAATAA AGTAGATTATGAACGCATGAAGGATGTTGGTCCTGACAGGGCAGCATCTGAGTGGCTACTTCGGTGTGGAGCCAAAGTACGCTACTGTGGCCACCAGAAGTGGCTACAGGACTATAACAAACTCCCAGCAGGCTCCATAGACAGATACAAGATTCAAGCAATTGATGCCACCGATTCTTGTATCATGGACATTGGCCTGGATCACATGG TGGACCTAGAGCATGTTGAAAAAATAACACTGTGCAAGTGTCATTATATTGAAGATAACTGTTTGCAGAGGCTTAGTCAACTTGAAAATTTACGAAAGAGcctgttggaactggaaataatTGCTTGTGGAAATGTAACAGACAACGGCATCATTGCTTTGCGACATTTTAA CGTTCAGACTCTGGGGCTGCCCGGTGTACTTGTTTAA